A genomic segment from Rhizoctonia solani chromosome 11, complete sequence encodes:
- a CDS encoding The BTB (BR-C, ttk and bab)/POZ (Pox virus and Zinc finger) domain, producing the protein MDYEPKYTVIMRGQEFVLTKSQIEFDSPNYFSSCFLGDFREAQSRSLELCRNPDLFRIIVEYLCGYEVLPLNDKLLPSFMSTKMGLENLRIDALFYQLDGLVKACETFAKPRISHRVPKMSFMLLGYTAWNTNILSDTAPKGISVRDIAYLSPEKDHWYTIVTEDVFVQIEQLQSPNSYNDFQGFRIVAAMEGYTRKMAGNYRQNGWKFAGWRIENVAGQGSHRATEILVVLASVVTPKD; encoded by the exons ATGGACTACGAGCCAAAATACACCGTTATCATGCGAGGTCAAGAGTTTGTACTCACCAAATCACAAATCGAGTTCGACTCGCCTAATTATTTCTCATCATGCTTTCTTGGCGATTTTCGCGAAGCCCAATCTCGTAGCCTCGAGCTATGCAGGAATCCAGATCTCTTCAGGATCATCGTGGAGTATCTTTGCGGATATGAGGTTCTTCCTTTGAACGACAAACTCCTTCCTTCCTTCATGTCGACTAAAATGGGATTGGAGAACTTGCGTATCGATGCCTTGTTCTATCAGCTTGACGGATTGGTCAAAGCTTGCGAAACATTTGCTAAGCCACGCATATCTCATCGAGTTCCCAAAATGTCGTTCATGTTACTTGGGTATACAGCTTGGAACACTAATATTTTGAGTGATACTGCCCCAAAGGGGATCTCAG TGAGGGACATAGCGTATCTAAGCCCCGAAAAAGATCATTGGTACACCATTGTGACAGAAGATGTGTTTGTTCAGATTGAACAGTTACAATCGCCAAATTCGTACAATGACTTCCAGGGCTTCCGCATAGTTGCTGCGATGGAAGGTTATACAAGAAAGATGGCCGGAAATTATCGCCAGAATGGCTGGAAATTTGCAGGATGGCGCATTGAAAATGTTGCTGGCCAGGGAAGTCATCGGGCCACAGAAATTCTGGTTGTACTAGCGAGTGTAGTGACTCCGAAAGATTAG